In Salirhabdus salicampi, a genomic segment contains:
- a CDS encoding heavy-metal-associated domain-containing protein, with the protein MITHKFSVPNLKKEDEQKLGEALLDVWGVRNVKVNTQTNEVIISYDEDAGALHDFQQAIIDVGYEAHKLENEL; encoded by the coding sequence TTGATTACGCATAAATTTTCAGTTCCAAACCTGAAAAAAGAAGATGAACAGAAATTAGGTGAAGCTTTACTTGATGTATGGGGTGTTCGTAACGTAAAAGTGAATACACAGACGAATGAAGTTATCATTTCTTATGACGAAGATGCTGGTGCTTTACATGATTTCCAACAAGCGATTATTGATGTCGGGTATGAGGCACATAAACTTGAAAATGAGCTGTAA
- a CDS encoding RNA polymerase sigma factor — protein sequence MADPLEQLYTYHKHSIYRYFLRLTSNTHLAEDLTQETFFKAFKGMNHFRGDSSLKTWLFKIAHNTYVNDVRKKARQMEEQVDLMLKDLSDKQNDYKAIDEQMMIQQILTTMNEKERTFLLLRDFQQFTYGEIAKILKLTEGQVKVGIYRARKSFTTLYRRQEGEGEE from the coding sequence ATGGCAGATCCATTAGAACAGTTGTATACATACCATAAACATTCTATTTATCGTTATTTCCTCCGCTTAACATCCAATACACACCTTGCAGAGGACTTAACACAAGAAACGTTTTTTAAAGCATTTAAAGGGATGAACCATTTTCGCGGTGATAGTTCGTTAAAAACATGGTTGTTTAAAATTGCTCATAACACATACGTAAATGATGTAAGGAAAAAAGCAAGACAAATGGAAGAACAAGTTGATTTAATGTTAAAGGATTTATCGGATAAACAGAATGATTATAAAGCCATTGATGAACAAATGATGATCCAGCAAATATTAACCACTATGAACGAGAAAGAAAGGACATTTTTACTTTTACGAGACTTTCAGCAGTTCACTTATGGTGAAATAGCTAAAATTTTAAAATTGACAGAAGGTCAAGTTAAGGTTGGAATCTACCGTGCGAGGAAGTCATTTACAACATTATACCGAAGGCAAGAAGGGGAGGGTGAAGAATGA
- a CDS encoding DUF1641 domain-containing protein, producing MAKAIKQIERTEKTVHEEREQDLNAILKQIADNREAIQETLTIIEELHNSGVLPIIRGFLRTRDKVGAIMMEEINQPGMHNVIKNSMSMATLLSSIDSEKLNQLLNGLTQGIDKATESTEDDGKVGMWGLLKSMRDPNVKASMNTMVHFLEGMGEGLNNKKAH from the coding sequence ATGGCAAAAGCGATCAAGCAAATTGAACGTACGGAAAAAACCGTCCATGAAGAAAGAGAGCAGGATTTAAATGCCATTTTAAAACAAATTGCAGATAATCGCGAAGCAATTCAAGAAACGTTAACCATTATTGAAGAACTTCACAACTCTGGTGTCCTTCCGATTATTAGAGGGTTCCTTAGAACAAGGGACAAAGTTGGAGCCATCATGATGGAAGAAATAAATCAACCAGGGATGCACAATGTCATTAAAAATAGCATGAGTATGGCTACATTGTTATCCTCTATTGATTCCGAGAAGTTAAACCAATTGTTAAATGGATTAACCCAAGGTATCGACAAAGCTACGGAAAGCACTGAAGACGATGGCAAAGTTGGCATGTGGGGGTTATTGAAATCAATGAGAGACCCTAATGTGAAAGCTTCAATGAACACGATGGTTCATTTTTTAGAAGGAATGGGAGAAGGTTTAAACAACAAAAAAGCACATTAG
- the fdhF gene encoding formate dehydrogenase subunit alpha produces MEEQSFTFKVNDTEVEAKKDQSILEAALENNVYIPGICSSQPDLGIGVIQTCDTCYVEVNGELKRACSTKAEPNMVVNSVSEVAKEAQLEGMSRILKNHELYCTVCDNNNGNCVVHNTAEYLELDHQKYEFKPKPYPPDNTHPFYRYEPDQCILCGLCVEACQDLQVSEVLSIDWDREQPRVIWDDDVPIDQSSCVSCGHCVTVCPCNALMEKSMLGNAGYMTGMDKNILEPMIDLTKEVEPGYNEIFTISNVEAAMREDRIKKTKTVCTYCGVGCSFEVWTKDREILKVQPVEDAPVNGISTCVKGKFGWDFVNSEERLTKPLIRKGDKFYEATWDEALTLMAEKFQNIKEKEGPDALGFIASSKCTNEENYIFQKLARSVFGTNNIDNCSRYCQTPASAGLMRTVGIGGDSGTMEDIANAGLVLVVGANPSESHPVLATRVKRAHKLGNTKLVVSDLRKNELADRADMFIHPKPGTDLVWLSAITKYFFDQGWEAKEFLRERVNNVEEFKQSLDKFTLQYAEDVTGISKETLIQLAEYIRDADGTCVLWAMGVTQHMGGTDTSTAISNLLLVTGNFGRPGAGAFPLRGHNNVQGASDFGTMPNFLPGYEPIEDDGVRARYEEAWGTKLPKEPGLNNHQIVEAITNGHVKGMYLFGEEMALVDSNINYVHEAFEKLDFFVVQDVFFSKTAQFADVVLPAAPSLEKEGTFTNTERRIQRFYQVLEPLGDCKPDWEIFRDFANKLGANWTYSNPSEIMEEAAKLAPSFAGVRYDRLEGFDSQIWPVKGNGESTPLLYKDKFKFKDGKARLFPVDWTVPQEYDDEYDLHLNNGRLLEQFHEGNMTDRSEGIHHMVPGPWLEVSKELAEERNLETGALVRLLSPYGKVEIRVLVTERVKGKELYLPMNSRESVSAVNKLTSSYYDKDTHTPNYKEAKVKMELLEESGEAPLPEHNHRFGNPQPHIGVEVEKKWKRPDFTPIPETLRSEGVYDGKSDQAN; encoded by the coding sequence ATGGAAGAACAAAGTTTTACGTTCAAAGTGAACGACACAGAAGTCGAAGCAAAAAAAGACCAATCTATTTTAGAAGCAGCGCTAGAAAATAACGTTTATATTCCGGGTATATGTTCATCACAGCCTGATCTAGGTATAGGCGTGATTCAAACATGTGACACCTGCTATGTAGAAGTAAATGGTGAACTAAAACGTGCATGTTCTACAAAAGCAGAGCCAAATATGGTAGTCAACTCTGTTTCTGAAGTAGCAAAAGAAGCACAGTTAGAAGGTATGTCAAGAATCTTAAAAAATCATGAACTTTATTGCACTGTTTGCGACAACAACAATGGAAACTGTGTCGTACATAATACGGCAGAATACTTAGAGCTTGACCATCAAAAATACGAATTTAAACCAAAACCTTATCCTCCAGATAATACACACCCGTTCTACCGTTATGAGCCTGATCAGTGTATCCTTTGTGGCCTTTGCGTAGAGGCTTGTCAAGACTTACAAGTTAGTGAAGTGTTAAGTATTGACTGGGACCGGGAACAACCTCGGGTCATTTGGGATGATGATGTTCCGATTGATCAATCATCATGTGTATCATGTGGACATTGTGTAACCGTTTGTCCTTGTAATGCATTAATGGAAAAATCAATGCTTGGAAATGCCGGTTACATGACCGGTATGGATAAAAACATATTAGAGCCGATGATTGATTTAACGAAAGAGGTTGAGCCAGGTTATAACGAAATTTTTACAATTTCCAATGTTGAAGCTGCTATGCGCGAGGACCGTATTAAGAAAACGAAAACAGTATGTACATACTGTGGAGTTGGATGCAGTTTCGAAGTCTGGACAAAAGATCGGGAAATCTTAAAAGTTCAACCTGTTGAAGATGCACCTGTTAACGGCATTTCGACCTGTGTAAAAGGGAAATTTGGTTGGGATTTCGTCAATAGTGAAGAACGTCTAACGAAACCACTCATCCGTAAAGGGGATAAATTCTACGAAGCGACATGGGATGAAGCATTAACATTAATGGCAGAGAAGTTCCAAAATATAAAGGAAAAAGAAGGCCCTGATGCACTCGGGTTCATTGCTTCATCAAAATGTACGAACGAAGAAAATTATATATTTCAAAAGTTAGCCCGTTCTGTGTTTGGAACTAACAATATTGATAACTGTTCCCGCTATTGCCAAACTCCTGCATCTGCCGGGCTTATGCGGACCGTAGGTATTGGTGGAGATTCGGGAACAATGGAAGATATCGCAAATGCAGGATTAGTACTTGTAGTTGGTGCAAACCCATCAGAGTCACATCCAGTGCTTGCAACTCGTGTAAAACGTGCACACAAATTAGGAAATACTAAATTAGTTGTTTCCGATTTAAGGAAAAATGAACTGGCTGACAGAGCTGACATGTTTATCCACCCGAAGCCAGGTACAGATCTTGTTTGGCTATCAGCCATTACGAAATATTTCTTTGATCAAGGTTGGGAAGCGAAAGAATTTTTGCGTGAGCGTGTTAACAATGTAGAAGAGTTTAAGCAATCATTAGATAAATTCACTCTTCAGTATGCTGAAGATGTAACTGGTATTTCGAAAGAAACATTGATTCAATTAGCCGAATATATTCGTGACGCTGATGGAACTTGTGTCTTATGGGCTATGGGAGTTACACAACATATGGGGGGTACAGATACGAGTACAGCTATTAGTAACCTCCTGTTAGTGACTGGAAACTTCGGCAGACCTGGTGCAGGTGCATTTCCACTTCGTGGTCATAACAATGTGCAAGGAGCAAGTGATTTTGGAACAATGCCGAACTTCTTACCAGGTTATGAGCCTATTGAAGATGACGGCGTTCGGGCTCGTTACGAAGAAGCTTGGGGTACAAAACTGCCAAAAGAACCGGGATTAAATAATCACCAAATTGTAGAAGCGATTACAAACGGTCATGTAAAAGGCATGTACCTATTCGGAGAAGAAATGGCTCTTGTCGATTCGAATATTAACTACGTTCACGAAGCATTTGAAAAACTCGACTTCTTTGTTGTACAAGATGTCTTTTTCTCCAAAACAGCCCAATTTGCGGATGTTGTGTTACCAGCAGCACCGAGCCTTGAAAAAGAGGGAACGTTCACAAACACAGAAAGAAGAATTCAACGTTTCTACCAAGTGTTAGAACCGTTAGGAGATTGTAAACCGGACTGGGAAATATTCCGCGACTTTGCCAATAAATTAGGAGCAAATTGGACATATTCAAACCCTTCCGAAATTATGGAAGAAGCAGCTAAGTTAGCTCCTTCCTTTGCCGGTGTTAGATACGACCGATTAGAAGGTTTTGATAGTCAAATCTGGCCTGTGAAAGGAAACGGGGAAAGCACACCATTGCTCTATAAGGATAAGTTTAAGTTTAAAGATGGAAAAGCAAGATTATTCCCTGTAGATTGGACTGTTCCACAGGAATATGATGATGAATACGACTTACATTTAAATAATGGCCGTTTGCTTGAGCAATTCCACGAAGGGAATATGACAGACAGATCAGAGGGGATTCACCATATGGTTCCAGGCCCATGGTTAGAAGTGTCAAAAGAATTAGCTGAGGAAAGGAATCTTGAGACCGGTGCTCTCGTCCGATTACTTTCACCATATGGAAAAGTAGAAATTCGCGTACTTGTTACAGAGCGTGTAAAAGGAAAAGAGCTTTACTTGCCGATGAACTCAAGAGAAAGTGTTAGCGCCGTAAATAAGTTAACAAGTAGTTATTACGATAAAGATACCCATACACCAAACTACAAAGAAGCAAAAGTAAAAATGGAGTTACTGGAAGAATCAGGAGAAGCACCATTACCAGAGCACAACCACAGATTTGGTAATCCACAGCCACATATCGGTGTGGAAGTTGAAAAGAAATGGAAACGTCCAGATTTCACTCCAATTCCGGAGACATTAAGAAGTGAGGGTGTATACGATGGCAAAAGCGATCAAGCAAATTGA